One genomic window of Coffea eugenioides isolate CCC68of chromosome 1, Ceug_1.0, whole genome shotgun sequence includes the following:
- the LOC113782835 gene encoding 60S ribosomal protein L23a, whose amino-acid sequence MAPKADTTKKLDTKAQAAKVAKFVKSGTTFKKKAKKIRTKVTFHRPKTLKKDGNPKYPRISAPSRNKLDHYQILKYPLTTESAMKKIEDNNTMVFIVDIRADKKKIKDAVKKMYDIQTKKVNTLIRPDGTKKAYVRLTPDYDALDVANKIGII is encoded by the coding sequence ATGGCTCCTAAAGCTGACACCACAAAAAAGCTTGATACAAAGGCTCAGGCAGCCAAGGTTGCCAAATTTGTCAAATCTGGGACAACTTTTAAGAAGAAAGCCAAGAAGATCCGGACCAAAGTTACCTTCCATCGTCCTAAGACATTGAAAAAGGACGGGAACCCGAAGTACCCACGTATCAGTGCTCCTTCTAGGAATAAGTTGGACCATTATCAGATTCTCAAATATCCTTTGACTACTGAATCTGCCATGAAAAAGATTGAAGATAACAATACCATggtattcatagttgacatCCGTGCTGATAAGAAGAAAATCAAAGATGCAGTGAAGAAGATGTACGACATAcagaccaagaaagtgaacactttgatcaggcctgatggaacaaagaaagcatatgttcggttgactccagactacgatgctttggatgtggcaaacaagattggaataatataa